Proteins encoded together in one Geothermobacter hydrogeniphilus window:
- the mreD gene encoding rod shape-determining protein MreD: protein MKRILGLLLLGGFFALIQTVLWPQLFGWQARPDLILVLVVYVGLTESLLGGGLLVLLFGAGLDALSGSNPGLHMVVLLLVFDLVRFFVGRFNAENATLLLFMVACGTLVDAVLLLFFASFADPGPLGWEVVRQLAPQLLLNLVSAWLLLRLAPWLQRRLVPMAELPGLNRLDRRHGA, encoded by the coding sequence ATGAAACGGATTCTGGGGCTGCTGTTGCTGGGCGGTTTTTTTGCCCTGATCCAGACGGTTCTCTGGCCTCAGCTGTTCGGATGGCAGGCCCGTCCCGACCTGATTTTGGTGCTGGTGGTCTATGTCGGCCTGACCGAATCACTGCTGGGCGGCGGCCTGCTGGTCCTGCTGTTCGGAGCCGGTCTCGATGCTCTCTCCGGGTCGAACCCCGGACTGCACATGGTGGTCCTGCTGCTGGTGTTTGACCTGGTGCGTTTTTTCGTCGGCCGCTTCAATGCTGAAAACGCGACCCTGCTGCTGTTCATGGTTGCCTGCGGCACCCTGGTCGACGCCGTCCTGCTGTTGTTTTTCGCGTCCTTCGCTGATCCCGGACCGCTCGGGTGGGAAGTCGTTCGTCAGCTTGCCCCGCAACTGCTGCTCAATCTCGTCTCCGCCTGGCTGTTGCTGCGTCTTGCCCCCTGGCTTCAGCGGCGCCTGGTGCCGATGGCCGAATTGCCCGGCCTGAACCGATTGGACAGGCGTCATGGGGCTTAA
- the mreC gene encoding rod shape-determining protein MreC: MLELFRKYRTLLLAGCLLLAALMFYSYQLRHRPRTSLFQRGLLQLTAPFQQLLDQSIETLADAWDHYLWLVSTARENDQLRTANRQLRARLDALEETRLANQRLRKLLDFKQSVNFNMLPAQVIAEDASSWFRTVVIDKGTRDGVREGLPVVVAEGVVGRTIQVAPYQSRVLLVTDASSALAVLIQPTRSRAVCRGRGDRLILDYALRSEKVAAGDQVVTSGMGGIFPKGLRVGRVIEAERGNYGLFQMVQVEPSVDFSRLEEVLVLLREKP, encoded by the coding sequence ATGCTTGAGCTGTTTCGAAAGTATCGGACCCTGCTGCTCGCCGGGTGCCTGCTGCTCGCTGCCCTGATGTTCTATTCCTACCAGTTGCGTCATCGTCCCCGGACCAGTCTCTTCCAGCGCGGTCTGCTGCAGTTGACCGCCCCCTTTCAGCAGCTTCTGGATCAATCCATCGAAACCCTGGCCGATGCCTGGGACCACTATCTCTGGCTGGTGTCCACGGCCCGTGAAAATGATCAGCTGCGGACTGCCAACCGGCAGTTGCGCGCCCGGCTCGATGCCCTTGAGGAAACCCGGCTGGCCAACCAGCGGTTGCGAAAACTGCTTGATTTCAAGCAGAGCGTCAACTTCAACATGCTGCCGGCCCAGGTGATCGCCGAGGATGCGTCCAGCTGGTTCCGTACCGTGGTGATTGACAAGGGGACCCGCGACGGTGTCCGGGAGGGACTGCCGGTGGTGGTCGCCGAAGGGGTGGTGGGGCGAACCATCCAGGTTGCCCCCTACCAGTCACGGGTCCTGCTGGTGACAGACGCCTCTTCGGCGTTGGCGGTGTTGATTCAGCCGACCCGCAGTCGCGCTGTCTGCCGGGGGAGGGGAGACCGGCTGATACTTGACTATGCGCTTCGCAGTGAGAAGGTTGCCGCCGGTGACCAGGTCGTGACCTCCGGAATGGGGGGGATCTTTCCCAAGGGACTGCGCGTCGGCCGGGTGATTGAAGCCGAGCGCGGCAATTACGGACTCTTTCAGATGGTGCAGGTTGAGCCGAGCGTCGATTTCTCGCGGCTTGAAGAAGTGCTGGTGCTGCTCAGGGAGAAACCATGA
- a CDS encoding rod shape-determining protein, with the protein MFNMFNAFWGMFSNDLAIDLGTANTLVYLKGKGIVVSEPSVVAVQKDHVGQRKVLAVGMEAKKMLGRTPGSIVAIRPMKDGVIADFDITEEMLRYFIQKVHNRKALVRPRIVICVPSGITQVEKRAVKESAESAGAREVYLIEEPMAAAIGAGLPITEASGNMIVDIGGGTTEVAVISLSGIVYAKSVRVGGDKLDEAIVQHMKRKYNLLIGERTAEQIKIEIGSAYAGDDNPSMEVKGRDLVSGIPKTLEITASEVREAISEPVNAIVEAVRIALERTPPELAADIVDKGIVLAGGGAMLRNLDNLLREETGLPVVQAEDPLSSVVLGSGKVLDELDLLRRVTVTS; encoded by the coding sequence ATGTTCAATATGTTTAATGCCTTCTGGGGTATGTTCTCCAACGACCTCGCCATTGACCTCGGCACCGCCAATACCCTGGTCTATCTCAAGGGCAAGGGGATTGTCGTCAGTGAGCCTTCAGTGGTTGCCGTGCAGAAGGACCATGTCGGTCAGAGAAAGGTGCTGGCGGTCGGCATGGAAGCCAAGAAGATGCTCGGCCGCACCCCCGGCAGCATTGTCGCCATCCGTCCGATGAAGGATGGGGTGATCGCTGATTTCGATATCACCGAGGAGATGCTGCGCTATTTCATTCAGAAGGTTCACAACCGCAAGGCGCTGGTGCGGCCGCGGATCGTGATCTGTGTTCCGTCCGGCATCACCCAGGTGGAAAAACGCGCGGTCAAGGAGTCGGCCGAGTCGGCCGGGGCCCGTGAAGTCTATCTTATCGAGGAGCCGATGGCGGCGGCGATCGGCGCCGGGCTGCCGATTACCGAGGCGTCGGGAAATATGATCGTCGATATCGGCGGCGGCACCACCGAGGTGGCGGTGATCTCCCTGTCCGGCATCGTCTACGCGAAGAGCGTCCGGGTCGGCGGCGACAAGCTCGATGAGGCGATCGTGCAGCATATGAAGCGCAAGTACAATCTGCTGATCGGTGAACGGACCGCCGAACAGATCAAGATCGAGATCGGCAGCGCCTACGCCGGAGATGATAATCCGTCCATGGAGGTCAAGGGCCGGGATCTGGTCAGCGGGATTCCGAAAACCCTCGAGATCACCGCCAGTGAAGTTCGTGAGGCAATCTCCGAACCGGTCAATGCCATCGTCGAGGCGGTACGGATCGCCCTGGAACGGACACCGCCGGAGTTGGCTGCGGATATTGTCGACAAGGGGATCGTGCTGGCCGGCGGCGGCGCCATGCTGCGCAATCTGGACAACCTGCTGCGTGAAGAAACGGGACTCCCCGTGGTGCAGGCCGAGGATCCGCTTTCCAGTGTCGTTCTCGGTTCCGGCAAGGTGCTCGATGAGCTGGATCTGCTGCGCCGGGTGACCGTCACCTCCTGA